In a single window of the Cervus elaphus chromosome 1, mCerEla1.1, whole genome shotgun sequence genome:
- the LOC122695166 gene encoding olfactory receptor 6-like: protein MLGRNITLVSEFILVGFPTAPWLQVLLFSLFLVVYLLVVVENLVIMLTVWVTGSLHKPMYYFLTSLSFLEVWYVSVTVPKMLDGFLLQRQRISFTACMTQLYFFISLAGTECVLLAAMAYDRYVAICHPLRYPVIMTTGYCVQLVAFSYMSGFMVSVIKVYFISHVAFCGSNVMNHFFCDISPILKLACKDMSTAELVDFALAIVILVFPLTTTILSYVYIVSTILRIPSTQGRKKAFSTCASHLTVVIIYYTAMIFMYVRPRAIASFNSNKLISAVYAVLTPMLNPFIYCLRNQEVKNAIKKTVGVGQCFLLS from the coding sequence ATGCTGGGGAGAAACATCACTCTGGTGAGTGAGTTCATCCTGGTGGGCTTCCCCACCGCCCCCTGGCTGCAGGTCCtgctcttctccctcttccttgTGGTCTACTTGCTGGTGGTAGTAGAGAATCTTGTCATCATGCTCACTGTCTGGGTCACTGGCTCCCTCCATAAGCCCATGTACTATTTCCTGACTAGCCTGTCCTTCTTGGAGGTCTGGTATGTCTCTGTCACAGTCCCCAAGATGCTGGATGGATTCCTCCTGCAGAGACAGCGCATCTCCTTCACAGCCTGCATGACCCAGCTCTACTTCTTTATCTCGCTTGCCGGGACAGAGTGTGTACTTCTGGCagccatggcctatgaccgctatgtggccatctgccaccctctCAGATACCCGGTCATCATGACCACAGGTTATTGTGTGCAGCTGGTGGCTTTTTCCTATATGAGTGGTTTCATGGTATCTGTAATCAAGGTCTATTTCATTTCACATGTTGCCTTTTGTGGCTCCAATGTCATGAACCACTTTTTCTGTGACATCTCACCAATCCTCAAACTGGCCTGCAAAGACATGTCCACAGCTGAGCTAGTGGACTTTGCTTTGGCTATTGTCATTCTTGTCTTCCCTCTCACCACTACCATCCTCTCCTATGTCTACATTGTCTCCACCATTCTGCGTATACCCTCCacccagggaaggaagaaggccttctccacctgtgcaTCCCACCTCACAGTAGTCATAATTTATTACACAGCCATGATTTTCATGTATGTTCGGCCCAGAGCTATTGCTTCTTTTAACTCCAACAAACTCATCTCAGCTGTGTATGCAGTCCTCACACCCATGCtaaatccattcatctactgtCTGAGGAACCAGGAAGTCAAGAATGCCATCAAAAAGACAGTGGGTGTTGGCCAGTGCTTCCTGCTCAGCTGA